The Vicia villosa cultivar HV-30 ecotype Madison, WI unplaced genomic scaffold, Vvil1.0 ctg.003892F_1_1, whole genome shotgun sequence genome contains a region encoding:
- the LOC131641633 gene encoding F-box protein PP2-A13-like, whose product MGANFSSCVCDDGGSSSMRPRLGDIPESCVALVLMYLDPPDICKLARLNRAFRDASFADFVWESKLPLNYKFIMGKALEDDDTTSSVAELGMRDIYARLCKHNLFDNGTKEIWMDKRTGGVCLAISSKALRITGIDDRRYWNHISTEESRFHTVAYLHQIWWLEVEGDIDFQFPEGTYSVYFRLHLGRSSKKLGRRVCKTEHIHGWDMKPAKFQLTTSDSQRAVSHTHLDNPGHWILYHVGNFVSKSPNDLMNVKFSLTQIDCTHTKGGLCVDSVLICNSNVKIEM is encoded by the exons TAGTTCCATGAGGCCAAGGCTTGGGGATATACCTGAGAGTTGTGTGGCATTGGTGTTGATGTATTTGGATCCGCCGGATATATGTAAGCTAGCGCGATTGAATAGGGCGTTTCGTGATGCTTCTTTTGCTGATTTTGTTTGGGAATCGAAGTTGCCTTTGAATTATAAGTTCATCATGGGAAAAGCTTTGGAGGATGATGATACTACTAGTTCTGTTGCTGAATTGGGGATGAGGGATATTTATGCTAGACTTTGCAAGCATAACTTGTTTGACAATGGAACCAAG GAAATTTGGATGGATAAGAGGACTGGTGGGGTTTGTTTGGCGATTTCTTCCAAAGCGTTAAGGATTACGGGGATAGATGATCGCAGATACTGGAATCACATTTCGACTGAAGAGTCAAG GTTCCACACAGTTGCTTATCTTCATCAAATTTGGTGGCTTGAAGTGGAAGGAGACATTGATTTCCAATTTCCAGAAGGGACATACAGTGTGTACTTCAGACTTCACCTTGGCAGGTCATCCAAGAAGCTCGGTCGTCGAGTTTGTAAGACCGAGCACATCCATGGATGGGACATGAAACCTGCCAAGTTTCAGCTTACAACTTCTGACAGTCAACGCGCTGTATCCCATACTCATTTGGATAATCCAGGCCACTGGATCCTCTACCATGTAGGAAACTTTGTTTCTAAGAGTCCAAATGATTTGATGAATGTCAAGTTTTCGTTGACTCAGATAGATTGTACTCATACGAAAGGTGGTTTGTGTGTCGACTCTGTGCTTATATGCAACAGTAATGTAAAAATAGAAATGTAA